Proteins co-encoded in one Garra rufa chromosome 7, GarRuf1.0, whole genome shotgun sequence genomic window:
- the LOC141338863 gene encoding ribonuclease inhibitor-like, with translation MADNVNILLLCPGFWVLMQKKLRELNLSERKLENTRVKQIAALLQDKHCTLSTLILRDCGLKEESCSALATVLRSNPSLKELDMSNNNLQDSGVTNLGLENTNCKLEKLKLSDCSITEEGYKALASALRSNPSHLIELDLTGNDPGQSGVKELTDLLHNKNCKIKLKFLSPAAEKACQYLSGIVGSNPFFLRELNLTGQQLDIKLVHLLAALLQDKHCQFNKLKLNNNSITAEGCAALTSALNSNPANLIELDLSGNKLGNSGIEKICCLLKNKQCRLKKLTLSDCSITEEGYKALASALRSNPSHLIELDLTGNDPGQSGVETLSDLLQDGQCSLKAIRFLKCSAAEEAWKYLTEVCCINPLLLKELYLSEDKLGELDGEKLSALLMDSHSKVEKIKLNNCELTENNCSVLATVLSSKTILKEMDLNNSRLLNSGVKKISEGLKKSKLKILKLSNCSITEEGYKALASALRSNPSHLIELDLTGNHPGQSGVKELINLLQNQTCSLKTLRLLQNPAADEAYQFVIKQVGKNPLLQRELNLSRCELGDTRGNQIAALLMDKHCQLSTLILRDCGLTEESCSALATVLRSNTSLKELDMSNNKVQDSGVKKLQNGLENTNCTLEKLRLQSH, from the exons ACTGTACACTCAGcacactgat ATTGCGTGATTGTGGTCTAAAAGAGGAAAGCTGTTCAGCTCTCGCTACAGTCCTGAGATCAAACCCCAGTCTGAAAGAACTTGACATGAGCAACAATaatctgcaggattcaggagtgacGAATCTTGGATTAGAAAATACAAACTGCAAACTGGAGAAACTGAA ACTTTCAGACTGCAGTATCAcagaagaaggttataaagctctggcttcagctctgagatcaaacccttcacacctgatagagctggatctcacaggaaatgatcctggacaatcaggagtgaaggagctcacagatttattacataataaaaactgtaaaataaaactgAA GTTTTTGAGTCCTGCTGCAGAGAAAGCCTGTCAGTATCTGTCTGGAATTGTGGGCAGTAATCCCTTCTTTCTGAGAGAGCTTAATCTGACTGGACAACAACTTGACATAAAATTAGTACATTTGCTTGCTGCTCTACTGCAGGATAAACACTGTCAGTTCAACAAACTTAA GCTGAATAATAACAGTATTACAgcagaaggttgtgctgctctgactTCAGCGTTGAATTCAAACCCTGCaaacctgatagagctggatctgagtGGGAATAAGCTAGGAAACTCAGGAATTGAGAAGATCTGTTGTTTGTTGAAAAACAAACAATGCAGATTAAAGAAACTGAC ACTTTCagactgcagtatcactgaagaaggttataaagctctggcttcagctctgagatcaaacccttcacacctgatagagctggatctcacaggaaatgatcctggacaatcaggagtggaGACGCTCAGTGATTTACTGCAGGATGGACAGTGTTCATTAAAGGCCATCAG GTTTTTGAAATGTTCAGCTGCAGAGGAAGCGTGGAAGTATCTCACTGAAGTTTGTTGTATAAATCCTTTACTATTAAAAGAGCTTTATCTGAGTGAAGATAAATTAGGAGAACTGGATGGGGAGAAACTCTCTGCTCTTTTGATGGACTCTCATAGCAAAGTGGAGAAAATTAA GCTGAATAATTGTGAGCTGACAGAGAACAACTGTTCAGTTCTAGCTACTGTTCTCTCCTCCAAAACCATCCTGAAAGAAATGGACCTGAACAACAGCCGTCTGCTGAACTCAGGAGTCAAAAAGATCTCTGAGGGACTGAAGAAATCAAAGCTGAAGATACTGAA gctttcaaactgcagtatcactgaagaaggttataaagctctggcttcagctctgagatcaaacccatcacacctgatagagctggatctcacaggaaatcatcctggacaatcaggagtgaaggagctcattaATTTACTACAGAATCAAACCTGTTCACTGAAAACACTGAG GTTGTTACAGAATCCTGCTGCAGATGAAGCATATCAGTTTGTGATTAAACAAGTGGGTAAAAACCCGTTACTCCagagagagctgaatctgagtaGATGTGAACTAGGAGACACCCGAGGGAATCAGATTGCTGCTCTACTGATGGATAAACACTGTCAACTGAGCACACTAAT ATTGCGTGATTGTGGTCTAACAGAGGAAAGCTGTTCAGCTCTCGCCACAGTCCTGAGATCAAACACCAGTCTGAAAGAACTTGACATGAGCAACAATAAAgtgcaggattcaggagtgaagaaACTCCAGAATGGCTTAGAAAATACAAACTGCACACTGGAGAAACTCAG ACTGCAGTctcactga